A section of the Streptomyces sp. V3I8 genome encodes:
- the dtd gene encoding D-aminoacyl-tRNA deacylase, translating into MRAVVQRVDGASVVVDGETVGEIDGEGLCVLVGVTHEDTKEKAAQLARKLWSVRMLTDERSCSDIDAPLLVVSQFTLYGDARKGRRPTWNAAAPGDVAEPLVDEVVAQLRALGATVATGRFGAKMRVSLTNDGPFTVLVEM; encoded by the coding sequence ATGCGTGCGGTGGTGCAGAGGGTGGACGGCGCGAGCGTCGTCGTGGACGGCGAGACGGTCGGGGAGATCGACGGCGAGGGGCTGTGCGTCCTCGTCGGGGTGACCCATGAGGACACGAAGGAGAAGGCGGCCCAACTGGCCCGCAAGCTCTGGTCCGTGCGGATGCTGACGGACGAGAGGTCGTGCTCCGACATCGACGCGCCGCTGCTCGTCGTCAGCCAGTTCACCCTCTACGGGGACGCCCGCAAGGGCCGACGCCCCACCTGGAACGCGGCGGCCCCCGGCGACGTGGCCGAGCCCCTGGTGGACGAGGTGGTGGCGCAACTGCGTGCACTGGGCGCGACGGTGGCCACGGGAAGGTTCGGCGCGAAGATGCGCGTCTCGCTGACGAACGACGGCCCGTTCACGGTGCTCGTCGAGATGTGA
- a CDS encoding folate-binding protein YgfZ, with amino-acid sequence MKSPLLSLPGAVPAEGVDEGVAAHYGDLFREQRALADGTGFVDLSHRGVVAVTGADRLSWLHLLLTQHVSDLPAGQATEALILSANGHVEHALYLVDDGTTTWAHVEPGTQEALIAYLESMKFFYRVEVTDRTGEFAVVHLPAGSIAAAPEDAVVRETSYGRDLFLPRAELESFARDTGKDAGGHGPAVGLLAYEALRVEQHRPRLGFETDHRTIPHELGWIGSAVHLQKGCYRGQETVARVQNLGKPPRRLVFLHLDGSEVLLPPHGAELRLADEGPEGRKIGFVTTSVRHHELGPIALGLVKRNVPLDARLVADTTAAAQEVVVEP; translated from the coding sequence ATGAAGAGCCCTCTGCTGTCCCTGCCCGGTGCCGTTCCCGCCGAGGGAGTGGACGAAGGCGTAGCCGCGCACTACGGCGACCTGTTCCGCGAGCAGCGTGCCCTCGCCGACGGCACCGGTTTCGTGGACCTCTCGCACCGCGGGGTGGTCGCCGTCACCGGTGCGGACCGGCTGAGCTGGCTGCACCTGCTGCTCACCCAGCACGTCAGCGACCTCCCGGCGGGGCAGGCAACCGAGGCGCTGATCCTCTCCGCCAACGGCCACGTCGAGCACGCGCTGTACCTCGTCGACGACGGGACGACGACCTGGGCGCACGTCGAGCCCGGCACGCAGGAGGCGCTGATCGCCTACCTGGAGTCGATGAAGTTCTTCTACCGCGTCGAGGTCACCGACCGGACCGGCGAGTTCGCGGTCGTGCACCTGCCGGCCGGGTCCATCGCCGCGGCCCCCGAGGACGCCGTCGTGCGCGAGACGTCGTACGGGCGGGATCTGTTCCTGCCGCGCGCGGAGCTGGAGTCCTTCGCCCGGGACACCGGCAAGGACGCGGGCGGGCACGGTCCGGCGGTCGGGCTCCTCGCGTACGAGGCGCTGCGCGTCGAGCAGCACCGCCCGCGGCTCGGCTTCGAGACCGACCACCGCACCATCCCGCACGAGCTGGGCTGGATCGGCAGCGCGGTGCATCTGCAGAAGGGCTGCTACCGGGGCCAGGAGACCGTCGCCCGCGTCCAGAACCTCGGCAAGCCGCCGCGCAGGCTCGTCTTCCTGCACCTGGACGGCAGCGAGGTCCTCCTGCCGCCGCACGGCGCGGAGCTGCGCCTCGCGGACGAGGGACCGGAGGGACGCAAGATCGGCTTCGTCACGACCTCCGTACGCCACCACGAGCTCGGCCCGATCGCCCTCGGCCTCGTCAAGCGGAACGTCCCGCTGGACGCCCGGCTGGTCGCCGACACGACGGCCGCCGCCCAGGAGGTCGTGGTCGAGCCCTAG
- a CDS encoding Fur family transcriptional regulator, translating to MVSTGSSTEGTGTGTDTDWKSDLRQRGYRLTPQRQLVLEAVDTLEHATPDDILVEVRRTASGVNISTVYRTLELLEELGLVSHAHLGHGAPTYHLADRHHHIHLVCRDCTNVIEADIEVAADFTAKLRETFGFVTDMKHFAIFGRCADCAAEPDAADVTGAKK from the coding sequence GTGGTGAGCACTGGAAGCAGCACCGAAGGCACGGGCACCGGCACGGACACCGACTGGAAGAGCGATCTGCGGCAGCGCGGCTACCGGCTGACGCCCCAGCGGCAGCTCGTGCTCGAAGCGGTGGACACCCTGGAGCACGCGACTCCCGACGACATCCTCGTGGAAGTGCGCAGGACGGCGTCGGGGGTCAACATCTCCACGGTGTACCGGACCCTGGAGCTCCTGGAGGAGCTCGGGCTGGTCTCGCACGCGCACCTGGGGCACGGGGCGCCCACGTACCACCTCGCGGACCGGCACCACCACATCCACCTGGTCTGCCGGGACTGCACGAACGTCATCGAGGCGGACATCGAGGTCGCCGCCGACTTCACCGCCAAGCTCCGTGAGACCTTCGGTTTCGTCACCGACATGAAGCACTTCGCGATCTTCGGCCGCTGCGCGGACTGCGCGGCGGAGCCGGACGCCGCGGATGTCACGGGTGCCAAGAAATAA
- a CDS encoding FABP family protein, with amino-acid sequence MIEIPSDLHKDLVPLVFLLGQWTGAGVHDFPGDEKCNFGQEVSFTHDGRDFLEYHSHTWVLDAEGNKVRPLESESGFWRIDKDRKVEVVMVRDDGVVEVWYGELADKKPQIDLVTDAVARTAASGPYSGGKRLYGYVKSDLMWVGEKQTPEVTLRPYMSAQLKKVVSPEDVERWAKALPDDMPDDGIAFFK; translated from the coding sequence ATGATCGAGATCCCGTCCGACCTGCACAAGGACCTCGTCCCGCTCGTCTTCCTGCTCGGGCAGTGGACCGGCGCGGGCGTCCACGACTTCCCCGGCGACGAGAAGTGCAACTTCGGCCAGGAGGTCAGTTTCACCCACGACGGGCGGGACTTCCTGGAGTACCACTCGCACACCTGGGTCCTCGACGCCGAGGGCAACAAGGTGCGCCCGCTGGAGTCCGAATCGGGCTTCTGGCGCATCGACAAGGACCGCAAGGTCGAGGTCGTGATGGTCCGCGACGACGGCGTGGTCGAGGTCTGGTACGGCGAGCTGGCCGACAAGAAGCCGCAGATCGACCTGGTCACGGACGCGGTCGCCCGGACGGCCGCCTCGGGTCCGTACAGCGGCGGCAAGCGTCTGTACGGCTACGTGAAGAGCGATCTCATGTGGGTCGGCGAGAAGCAGACCCCCGAGGTCACCCTGCGCCCGTACATGTCGGCGCAGCTCAAGAAGGTCGTCAGCCCCGAGGACGTCGAGCGCTGGGCGAAGGCCCTCCCGGACGACATGCCGGACGACGGGATCGCTTTCTTCAAGTAG
- a CDS encoding DsrE family protein, translating to MAKKLVIKVTAGADAPERCSQAFTVAAVAVASGVEVSLWLTGESAWFALPGRAAEFELPHAAPLPSLLESILAGGRLTLCTQCAARRDISEKDVIDGVRIAGAQLFVQEALADDTQALVY from the coding sequence ATGGCGAAGAAGCTCGTGATCAAGGTGACAGCGGGAGCGGACGCTCCCGAACGCTGTTCGCAGGCCTTCACGGTGGCGGCGGTCGCCGTGGCCAGCGGGGTGGAGGTCTCGCTCTGGCTGACCGGGGAGTCCGCGTGGTTCGCGCTGCCGGGGCGTGCCGCCGAGTTCGAACTGCCGCACGCGGCCCCGCTGCCCAGCCTGCTCGAATCGATCCTGGCCGGAGGGCGCCTCACCCTCTGTACGCAGTGCGCGGCCCGCCGCGACATCTCGGAGAAGGACGTCATCGACGGCGTACGGATCGCCGGCGCGCAGCTCTTCGTGCAGGAGGCGCTCGCGGACGACACCCAGGCGCTCGTCTACTGA
- a CDS encoding DUF3099 domain-containing protein, which produces MYARRRHVYFAMMGTCIGLFVLAWSVVRLWSVPVAVGMCVVAMVIPPLAAMVANRRGPDDRWWDAPSGDDRSDEWWDELDGKKRRRQ; this is translated from the coding sequence ATGTATGCGCGAAGGCGGCACGTCTACTTCGCCATGATGGGGACGTGCATCGGACTGTTCGTGCTGGCCTGGTCGGTCGTACGGCTCTGGTCGGTCCCCGTGGCCGTGGGCATGTGCGTCGTGGCGATGGTGATCCCGCCCCTCGCGGCGATGGTCGCCAACCGCCGCGGCCCCGACGACCGCTGGTGGGACGCCCCCTCCGGCGACGACCGCTCCGACGAGTGGTGGGACGAACTGGACGGCAAGAAGCGCCGCCGGCAGTGA
- a CDS encoding DUF1416 domain-containing protein: protein MCGAKAGGPDASTIKPGETTIQGQVTKDGEPVVGYVRLLDSTGEFTAEVPTSATGQFRFYAAEGTWTVRALVPGATADRTVVAQTGGLAEVAIAV from the coding sequence ATGTGTGGAGCGAAGGCCGGCGGCCCCGATGCCTCGACGATCAAGCCCGGTGAGACCACCATCCAGGGTCAGGTGACCAAGGACGGCGAGCCGGTGGTGGGCTACGTCCGCCTCCTGGACTCGACGGGCGAGTTCACCGCCGAGGTCCCGACCTCGGCGACCGGACAGTTCCGCTTCTACGCGGCCGAAGGCACCTGGACCGTCCGCGCCCTCGTTCCGGGCGCCACGGCGGACCGCACGGTCGTCGCTCAGACCGGCGGCCTGGCCGAGGTGGCCATCGCCGTCTGA
- a CDS encoding sulfurtransferase: MSRSDVLVDADWVQEHLDDPNVAVVEVDEDTSAYDKNHIRNAIRIDWTKDLQDPVRRDFIDQEGFEKLLSEKGIGNDTLVVLYGGNNNWFASYAYWYFKLYGHESVKLLDGGRKKWELDSRDLVDEVPTRARTEYKAKPQNKAIRAFRDDVVAAIGQQNIVDVRSPDEFSGKLLAPAHLPQEQSQRPGHVPSSRNIPWSKNANDDGTFKSDDELKALYEDEQVDLSKDTIALCRIGERSALTWFVLHELLGVENVKNYDGSWTEYGSLVGVPIELGANK; encoded by the coding sequence ATGAGCCGCAGTGACGTCCTGGTAGACGCCGACTGGGTCCAGGAACACCTGGACGACCCGAACGTGGCCGTCGTCGAGGTCGACGAGGACACGTCCGCGTACGACAAGAACCACATCAGGAACGCCATCCGGATCGACTGGACCAAGGACCTCCAGGACCCGGTCCGCCGTGACTTCATCGACCAGGAGGGCTTCGAGAAGCTCCTGTCGGAGAAGGGCATCGGCAACGACACCCTGGTCGTGCTCTACGGCGGCAACAACAACTGGTTCGCGTCCTACGCCTACTGGTACTTCAAGCTGTACGGCCACGAGAGCGTCAAGCTCCTCGACGGCGGCCGCAAGAAGTGGGAGCTCGACTCCCGCGACCTGGTCGACGAGGTCCCGACCCGCGCGAGGACCGAGTACAAGGCCAAGCCGCAGAACAAGGCGATCCGCGCCTTCCGTGACGACGTCGTCGCCGCGATCGGTCAGCAGAACATCGTCGACGTCCGCTCGCCCGACGAGTTCTCCGGCAAGCTGCTCGCCCCCGCGCACCTGCCGCAGGAGCAGTCGCAGCGCCCCGGCCACGTGCCGTCCTCGCGCAACATCCCGTGGTCGAAGAACGCCAACGACGACGGCACCTTCAAGTCCGACGACGAGCTCAAGGCGCTCTACGAGGACGAGCAGGTCGACCTGTCGAAGGACACCATCGCGCTGTGCCGCATCGGTGAGCGCTCCGCGCTGACCTGGTTCGTGCTGCACGAGCTGCTCGGCGTCGAGAACGTCAAGAACTACGACGGTTCGTGGACCGAGTACGGCTCCCTCGTCGGCGTGCCGATCGAGCTCGGCGCCAACAAGTAA
- a CDS encoding DUF2993 domain-containing protein has product MRALRILLIVTVVLGGLFVIADRVAVGFAEDEAADRLRTNEGLASTPDVSIKGFPFLTQVVGGELDEVEVGIKDYEADTSGATTGAGSGDAPDKILIGNLTAHMRGVAFSGDYSSAKATSATGTATISYAELLKVAKGEPVDVATGVTAQVVGLSDGGNGKIKVEVEATVLGRKLPQPVSVLSSVRVKGDTVEVQADSLPNLGVRLAEEKVRLITDFQQKIDGLPGGIKLDKVKAADKGVDIDVKGSDVSLVG; this is encoded by the coding sequence ATGCGAGCACTGCGAATACTTCTGATCGTGACCGTCGTCCTGGGCGGACTGTTCGTCATCGCCGACCGCGTGGCCGTCGGCTTCGCCGAGGACGAGGCGGCGGACAGGCTGCGGACCAACGAGGGCCTGGCCAGCACCCCGGACGTGTCGATCAAGGGCTTCCCCTTCCTCACCCAGGTCGTCGGCGGCGAACTGGACGAGGTCGAGGTCGGCATCAAGGACTACGAGGCCGACACGAGCGGCGCCACGACCGGCGCGGGCTCCGGCGACGCGCCCGACAAGATCCTTATCGGCAACCTCACCGCCCATATGCGCGGCGTCGCGTTCTCCGGCGACTACAGCTCCGCGAAGGCCACCTCGGCCACCGGCACGGCCACGATCTCGTACGCCGAACTGCTCAAGGTGGCCAAGGGCGAACCCGTGGACGTGGCGACCGGGGTCACCGCCCAGGTGGTCGGCCTCTCCGACGGCGGCAACGGCAAGATCAAGGTCGAGGTGGAGGCCACCGTGCTCGGCCGGAAGCTTCCCCAGCCGGTCTCCGTACTCAGCTCGGTCAGGGTCAAGGGCGACACCGTGGAGGTGCAGGCCGACTCCCTCCCCAACCTGGGCGTGCGGCTCGCCGAGGAGAAGGTCCGCCTGATCACCGACTTCCAGCAGAAGATCGACGGTCTGCCGGGCGGCATCAAGCTCGACAAGGTGAAGGCGGCGGACAAGGGCGTCGACATCGACGTGAAGGGTTCGGACGTCAGCCTCGTCGGGTAG
- a CDS encoding MoaD/ThiS family protein — translation MAKGTVRYWAAAKAAAGVAEEPYEAETLAQALDAVRERHPGELSRVLRRCSFLIDGDPAGTRGHETVRLAEGGTVEVLPPFAGG, via the coding sequence ATGGCAAAGGGCACGGTGCGTTACTGGGCCGCCGCCAAGGCCGCCGCAGGTGTGGCCGAGGAGCCGTACGAGGCGGAGACCCTCGCGCAGGCACTCGACGCCGTACGTGAGCGACACCCCGGCGAACTCTCCCGCGTGCTGCGGCGATGCTCGTTCCTCATCGACGGCGATCCCGCGGGCACCCGCGGGCATGAGACGGTACGGCTGGCCGAGGGCGGCACGGTCGAGGTGCTCCCGCCGTTCGCAGGAGGGTGA
- a CDS encoding alpha/beta hydrolase yields the protein MNHGPAGHVTRSFIRPEPETAKRCTQGWPEGAPGGALRRFLRTVDGVTIDAAYQPRAGTSDICAAPVVVMAHGFTGDLERPHVRRAATAFAQYAAVVTFSFRGHGASGGRSTVGDREVLDLAAAVEWARELGHTRVATVGFSMGGSVVLRHAALHPRSGAEHEGRTGAHSDAVVSVSAPARWYYRGTAPMRRLHWLVTRPVGRAVGRYGLRTRIHHRDWDPVPSSPVESVPLIAPTPLLIVHGDRDGYFPVDHPRMLAAASGGHAELWLERGMGHAENAADDELLSRIGEWAARHTGI from the coding sequence ATGAACCACGGTCCGGCAGGTCATGTGACGCGATCTTTCATTCGTCCAGAACCTGAGACGGCGAAAAGATGTACACAAGGGTGGCCGGAAGGAGCCCCGGGAGGGGCGCTGCGAAGATTTCTGCGCACCGTCGACGGTGTCACGATCGACGCCGCGTACCAGCCCCGAGCGGGCACGTCCGACATCTGCGCGGCCCCCGTCGTCGTCATGGCGCACGGCTTCACGGGCGACCTGGAACGCCCGCACGTCCGGCGGGCGGCGACCGCCTTCGCGCAGTACGCGGCCGTGGTCACCTTCTCCTTCCGCGGCCACGGAGCCTCCGGCGGGCGCTCCACGGTCGGCGACCGCGAGGTGCTCGACCTGGCGGCGGCCGTGGAGTGGGCGAGAGAGCTCGGTCACACCCGGGTGGCGACCGTCGGGTTCTCCATGGGCGGCTCGGTGGTGCTCCGGCACGCGGCGCTGCACCCGCGGAGCGGGGCGGAGCACGAGGGGCGCACAGGAGCGCATTCGGACGCGGTGGTGTCGGTCAGCGCCCCCGCCCGTTGGTACTACCGCGGTACGGCCCCTATGCGCCGCCTGCACTGGCTGGTAACGCGGCCGGTGGGCCGCGCGGTCGGCCGCTACGGGCTGCGCACCCGCATCCACCACCGCGACTGGGACCCGGTCCCGTCCTCCCCGGTGGAGTCGGTCCCGCTGATCGCGCCGACCCCCCTCCTCATCGTCCACGGCGACCGGGACGGCTACTTCCCGGTGGACCACCCGCGCATGCTGGCCGCCGCGTCGGGCGGCCACGCGGAACTGTGGCTGGAGCGGGGGATGGGCCACGCCGAGAACGCGGCCGACGACGAACTGCTGTCCCGCATCGGGGAGTGGGCCGCCCGGCACACCGGAATTTGA
- a CDS encoding response regulator transcription factor codes for MSSLLLLTNALQPSTEVLPALGLLLHNVRVAPAEGPALVDTPGADVILIDGRRDLPQVRSLCQLLRSTGPGCPLVLVVTEGGLAAVTADWGIDDVLLDTAGPAEVEARLRLAMGRQQIVNDDSPMEIRNGDLSVDEATYSAKLKGRVLDLTFKEFELLKYLAQHPGRVFTRAQLLQEVWGYDYFGGTRTVDVHVRRLRAKLGPEHESLIGTVRNVGYRFVTPEKAERTPDETKTKAAQPKPEDADETAHLDAAGADGAAAKAPAKAQEEAVRPARR; via the coding sequence ATGAGCTCTCTGCTGCTCCTTACCAATGCCCTCCAGCCGTCGACGGAGGTGCTCCCCGCCCTCGGCCTGCTGCTGCACAACGTGCGCGTGGCTCCGGCGGAGGGGCCCGCTCTCGTCGACACCCCCGGTGCCGATGTCATCCTCATCGACGGCCGCCGCGACCTCCCGCAGGTCCGCAGCCTCTGTCAGCTGCTGCGCTCCACCGGGCCCGGCTGTCCGCTCGTCCTCGTCGTGACGGAGGGCGGTCTCGCGGCCGTCACCGCCGACTGGGGCATCGACGACGTCCTGCTGGACACGGCGGGTCCGGCCGAGGTCGAGGCCCGGCTGCGGCTGGCCATGGGCCGCCAGCAGATCGTCAACGACGACTCCCCCATGGAGATCCGCAACGGCGACCTCTCCGTGGACGAGGCCACCTACAGCGCCAAGCTCAAGGGCCGGGTCCTCGACCTGACCTTCAAGGAGTTCGAGCTCCTGAAGTACCTCGCCCAGCACCCGGGCCGCGTCTTCACCCGCGCCCAGCTGCTGCAGGAGGTCTGGGGCTACGACTACTTCGGCGGTACTCGGACCGTGGACGTGCACGTACGGCGGCTGCGCGCGAAGCTCGGCCCCGAGCACGAGTCGCTCATCGGGACCGTCCGGAACGTCGGTTATCGATTCGTTACACCGGAGAAGGCGGAGCGGACCCCGGACGAGACGAAGACCAAGGCCGCGCAGCCAAAGCCGGAGGATGCGGACGAGACGGCGCACCTCGACGCCGCCGGCGCCGACGGGGCGGCGGCGAAGGCCCCCGCGAAGGCCCAGGAAGAAGCCGTACGACCCGCCCGGCGGTAG
- a CDS encoding LacI family DNA-binding transcriptional regulator yields the protein MAKVTRDDVARLAGTSTAVVSYVINNGPRPVAPATRERVLAAIKELSYRPDRVAQAMASRRTDLIGLIVPDARQPFFGEMAHAVEQAASERGKMVLVGNSDYVGEREVHYLRAFLGMRVSGLILVSHALNDLAAAEIEAWDARVVLLHERPEAIDDVAVVTDDVGGAQLATQHLLDHGYAYVACLGGVAETPTVGDPVSDHVEGWRRAMHGAGHPTEGRLFEALYNRYDAYQVGLRLLAGPDRPPAIFCSTDDQAIGVLRAARELRIDVPGELAVAGFDDIKEAALTDPPLTTIASDRSAMARAAVDLVLDDGLRVAGARRERLKLFPSSLVVRRSCGC from the coding sequence GTGGCCAAGGTGACTCGGGATGACGTGGCGCGACTGGCGGGTACTTCCACCGCCGTCGTCAGCTATGTCATCAACAACGGACCCCGGCCGGTCGCCCCGGCCACGCGCGAGCGTGTCCTCGCCGCGATCAAGGAGCTGAGCTACCGGCCGGACCGCGTCGCCCAGGCCATGGCGTCGCGGCGCACGGACCTCATAGGCCTGATCGTGCCGGACGCGCGCCAGCCCTTCTTCGGGGAGATGGCGCACGCGGTCGAACAGGCCGCGTCCGAGCGCGGGAAGATGGTGCTCGTCGGCAACTCCGACTACGTCGGCGAGCGCGAGGTCCACTATCTGCGGGCCTTCCTCGGTATGCGGGTCTCGGGGCTCATCCTCGTCAGCCACGCGCTGAACGACCTGGCCGCCGCCGAGATCGAGGCGTGGGACGCCCGGGTGGTGCTGCTGCACGAGCGGCCCGAGGCGATCGACGACGTCGCGGTCGTCACGGACGACGTGGGCGGGGCGCAGCTCGCCACGCAGCACCTGCTGGACCACGGCTACGCGTACGTGGCCTGTCTGGGCGGTGTCGCCGAGACCCCGACCGTCGGTGACCCGGTCTCCGACCACGTCGAGGGGTGGCGGCGGGCGATGCACGGGGCGGGGCACCCGACCGAGGGCCGCCTCTTCGAGGCGCTCTACAACCGGTACGACGCGTACCAGGTGGGGCTGCGGCTGCTGGCGGGCCCCGACCGGCCGCCGGCGATCTTCTGCTCCACCGACGACCAGGCGATCGGGGTGCTGCGGGCGGCCCGTGAGCTGCGGATCGACGTGCCGGGCGAGCTGGCCGTCGCCGGGTTCGACGACATCAAGGAAGCGGCGTTGACCGACCCGCCGCTGACCACCATCGCGAGCGACCGGTCCGCGATGGCCCGGGCGGCCGTCGATCTGGTGCTCGACGACGGGCTGCGGGTCGCCGGTGCGCGGCGGGAGCGGTTGAAGCTGTTCCCGTCCTCTCTGGTGGTCCGGCGCAGCTGCGGCTGTTAG
- a CDS encoding trypsin-like serine protease: MIPAPRSRWRRPATAFPAAALALALSCAGVLAAQPATAADGPAGGLPAAGLAQPAAPVASKRELRDRIVEAAKATGETPDDASPSKSPFIIGGGETTIAGAPWMVQLGYYEPATGDGYFCGGALVAPNKVLTAAHCVAGLDWVGNGAVLAGTTDLDDYATGTPAGVLRQWNHPRYDDDTVQNDIAVLTLDRPLLDRPTLPLAASDDSALYKAGTTGTVYGWGLTSGAEDATLSTKLKKANLPLVADATCKSAMASVLDGDYFIAGSMTCAGKPATGADEGTDSTCNGDSGGPLVAGGKIVGIVSWGVAGCTAKGAYPVFTKVSSYAWAAQPRVDDTDLSYDGRADLLARTPSGGLFRQSSKGTSLAQRAYQGDGWQNASWALQADLDRDYYQDLVIRDKTDGKLYRSYLDHSVGDWAWMQISSVWGGYKSYAIPGDLTGDARPDLLAVDADGSVYLYPGRGNGQFHGKVKVVSGAWKNVKVFGHGDLSGDGRPDLLVRSTDGTLWLYRGTGKEKTPWSARIKARTGWNFTSYVSNGDVTGDGIADVMTRDSAGKLWLYKGTNKASADLFAARTSLGTGFNQYNLLF; this comes from the coding sequence GTGATACCTGCTCCGCGCAGCCGCTGGAGACGTCCGGCCACGGCGTTCCCCGCGGCCGCACTCGCGCTGGCGCTGAGTTGCGCCGGCGTCCTCGCGGCCCAGCCGGCCACCGCGGCCGACGGTCCCGCCGGGGGCCTGCCCGCCGCGGGCCTCGCACAGCCCGCCGCGCCGGTCGCCTCCAAGAGGGAACTGCGCGACCGCATCGTCGAGGCCGCGAAGGCGACCGGCGAGACCCCGGACGACGCCTCGCCGTCGAAGTCGCCGTTCATCATCGGCGGCGGCGAGACCACCATCGCCGGTGCCCCGTGGATGGTCCAGCTCGGCTACTACGAGCCGGCCACCGGCGACGGCTACTTCTGCGGCGGCGCCCTCGTCGCCCCGAACAAGGTCCTCACCGCCGCGCACTGCGTCGCGGGCCTGGACTGGGTGGGCAACGGCGCGGTCCTGGCCGGCACCACCGACCTCGACGACTACGCGACCGGCACCCCCGCGGGCGTACTGCGGCAGTGGAACCACCCGCGCTACGACGACGACACCGTCCAGAACGACATCGCGGTCCTCACCCTGGACCGCCCGCTGCTCGACCGGCCGACCCTGCCCCTGGCCGCGTCCGACGACAGCGCGCTCTACAAGGCCGGCACCACCGGCACCGTCTACGGCTGGGGCCTGACGTCGGGGGCCGAGGACGCCACCCTCTCGACGAAGCTGAAGAAGGCGAACCTGCCGCTGGTCGCCGACGCGACCTGCAAGAGCGCGATGGCGTCGGTCCTCGACGGGGACTACTTCATCGCCGGCTCGATGACCTGCGCGGGAAAGCCCGCCACCGGCGCCGACGAGGGGACCGACAGCACCTGCAACGGTGACTCGGGCGGCCCGCTCGTCGCCGGCGGCAAGATCGTCGGCATCGTCTCCTGGGGCGTCGCGGGCTGCACCGCGAAGGGCGCCTACCCGGTCTTCACCAAGGTGAGCTCGTACGCCTGGGCGGCCCAGCCGCGCGTCGACGACACCGACCTGTCGTACGACGGCCGCGCCGACCTGCTGGCCCGTACGCCCTCGGGCGGCCTCTTCCGGCAGAGCAGCAAGGGCACCTCGCTCGCGCAGCGCGCCTACCAGGGCGACGGCTGGCAGAACGCCTCCTGGGCCCTGCAGGCCGACCTGGACCGGGACTACTACCAGGACCTGGTCATCCGGGACAAGACCGACGGCAAGCTGTACCGCAGCTACCTGGACCACTCCGTCGGCGACTGGGCCTGGATGCAGATCAGCTCGGTCTGGGGCGGCTACAAGTCGTACGCGATCCCCGGCGACCTGACGGGCGACGCCCGCCCGGACCTGCTCGCGGTGGACGCCGACGGCTCGGTCTACCTCTACCCGGGCCGGGGCAACGGCCAGTTCCACGGCAAGGTCAAGGTCGTCAGCGGCGCCTGGAAGAACGTCAAGGTCTTCGGCCACGGCGACCTCTCCGGCGACGGCAGGCCCGACCTGCTCGTCCGCTCCACGGACGGCACCCTGTGGCTCTACCGCGGCACCGGCAAGGAGAAGACCCCCTGGTCGGCCCGGATCAAGGCCCGTACCGGCTGGAACTTCACGTCGTACGTCTCCAACGGCGACGTGACGGGCGACGGCATCGCCGACGTCATGACCCGTGACTCGGCGGGCAAGCTCTGGCTCTACAAGGGCACGAACAAGGCGAGCGCGGACCTGTTCGCGGCCCGTACCAGCCTGGGCACCGGCTTCAACCAGTACAACCTGCTGTTCTAG